In Phaeobacter piscinae, one genomic interval encodes:
- a CDS encoding GMC family oxidoreductase, whose amino-acid sequence MEADYVIVGGGSAGSTLASRLSEDPDVTVCLLEAGGRGDGLLVRAPAAVVAMLPGRPKINNWAYETVPQPGLNGRRGYQPRGKGLGGSSAINAMLYIRGHAKDYDEWAALGCDGWDWQSVLPYFRKSENNERGDDALHGAAGPLQVSNQKSPRPITEAFVKAGQSLQIRHREDFNSGDNEGIGHYQVTQFHRDDRNGERCSAAAAYLHPVMDRPNLTVITRAQASSVAFEGKRAVGVRYSRGGRAHMVRARREVILSGGAFNSPQLLQLSGVGRPEDIRPHGIDMVHELPGVGQNLQDHLDFTLAYKSRDRDNFGISLPGSVSLLRHIWNWRKTGRGMIATPFAEGAAFLKTNPNDERADIQLHFVISIVDDHARKLHMGHGFSCHICVLRPKSRGSVGLNSADPKAAPRIDPQFLADPEDLAVLIKGVRKTRQIMAAEPLAGYADKELFINDEPDDAALEQHIRARADTIYHPVGTCKMGTDPLSVVDPSLRVHGLQGLRVVDASIMPRLIGGNTNAPTIMIAEKAADIIRGASARD is encoded by the coding sequence ATGGAGGCGGACTATGTGATCGTTGGCGGTGGCTCGGCGGGGTCGACGCTGGCGTCCCGACTGAGTGAAGATCCCGATGTGACGGTTTGCCTGCTGGAGGCCGGCGGGCGCGGTGACGGTCTGTTGGTGCGGGCCCCGGCTGCGGTTGTTGCCATGCTGCCGGGTCGCCCAAAGATCAATAACTGGGCCTATGAGACGGTGCCGCAGCCGGGTCTGAACGGGCGGCGGGGTTATCAGCCACGTGGCAAGGGGTTGGGTGGATCCAGCGCCATCAATGCCATGCTCTATATTCGTGGCCATGCCAAAGATTATGACGAGTGGGCGGCCTTGGGGTGTGACGGGTGGGACTGGCAATCGGTGCTGCCCTATTTCCGAAAGTCTGAGAACAACGAACGTGGTGATGATGCTTTGCATGGCGCGGCTGGTCCGCTTCAGGTCAGCAATCAGAAATCGCCTCGCCCGATCACAGAGGCTTTTGTGAAGGCCGGGCAGTCCCTCCAAATCCGGCACCGTGAGGATTTCAACTCAGGCGATAACGAAGGCATCGGCCACTATCAGGTGACGCAGTTTCACCGGGATGATCGCAATGGCGAGCGGTGCTCGGCTGCGGCGGCCTATCTGCATCCGGTCATGGATCGGCCAAATTTGACGGTGATCACCCGCGCGCAGGCGTCCTCTGTTGCATTTGAGGGCAAGCGGGCAGTTGGGGTGCGCTATAGTCGGGGTGGTCGCGCGCATATGGTGCGTGCCCGTCGCGAAGTGATCCTGAGCGGTGGGGCGTTCAATTCACCCCAGCTGCTGCAACTGTCTGGTGTTGGCCGTCCCGAAGACATACGCCCGCATGGGATCGATATGGTGCACGAACTGCCGGGAGTTGGCCAGAATCTGCAGGATCACCTCGATTTCACACTGGCTTATAAGTCGCGGGATCGGGACAATTTTGGTATCTCCTTGCCTGGCAGTGTTTCGCTGCTGCGCCATATCTGGAATTGGCGCAAGACCGGGCGCGGTATGATCGCCACGCCCTTCGCCGAAGGGGCCGCGTTTCTAAAGACCAACCCCAATGACGAACGGGCTGACATACAGCTGCATTTCGTCATCTCAATTGTCGATGACCACGCGCGCAAGCTGCACATGGGACATGGGTTCAGCTGTCATATCTGTGTGCTGAGACCGAAGTCCCGCGGCTCTGTTGGCCTCAACAGCGCTGATCCCAAGGCTGCCCCTCGAATTGATCCGCAGTTCCTTGCCGATCCAGAGGATCTGGCCGTGTTGATCAAGGGCGTCCGCAAGACGCGGCAGATCATGGCGGCAGAGCCACTGGCGGGCTACGCAGACAAGGAATTGTTCATAAACGATGAGCCGGATGACGCTGCCTTGGAGCAGCACATTCGTGCGCGGGCGGATACGATTTATCATCCGGTTGGCACCTGTAAGATGGGCACCGATCCGCTGTCGGTGGTTGATCCCTCGCTTCGGGTGCACGGGCTGCAGGGGCTGCGTGTGGTTGATGCGTCGATCATGCCCCGCCTGATTGGTGGCAACACCAACGCCCCCACCATTATGATCGCCGAAAAAGCCGCAGATATTATACGCGGTGCTTCGGCCCGCGACTGA
- a CDS encoding long-chain-fatty-acid--CoA ligase has translation MLGKMMHKQLTIGSLIEHAGRFHSSTTVTSVETSGETEHVTWGDIDANARKLAAALGRLGIVQSARCGTIAWNNRRHLEIYFGVSGGGYVCHTINPRLKPEQLIYIINHAEDQVLFIDTTFVPAVAQLRAQFTTVQHIVVMGSKDADIAAQIEGVLFYDDLLDAETADYDWPDLDENLPSSLCYTSGTTGNPKGVEYTHRTSVLHTIGGNQPDGLALRARDTVLAVVPMFHVNAWGTPYMTAAVGAKLVLPGPHLDGASLAKLIDAEKVTVALGVPTIWMGLLQGLEETGCTAESLERTIVGGSALPTVMIPTFRDKYGVDLVHAWGMTETSPIGTLNQLLQKHNELDAEAQAKLREGQGRPMYGIDLRIVDDGGAILPHDGETQGNLQICGHWVIDSYFRAGESALTEDGWFDTGDVATIDGDGYMIIRDRSKDIIKSGGEWISTVELEDIAMSHPDVAQAAAIAAKHPKWDERPVVIAVKRSADVTEADLLAHYQGKVASWQIPDRVVFVESLPLGGTGKVQKNTLRERYEGILLDS, from the coding sequence ATGCTTGGCAAGATGATGCACAAACAGCTGACCATAGGCTCGCTGATAGAACATGCGGGGCGTTTCCACAGCTCAACGACGGTCACCTCGGTTGAAACGTCGGGTGAAACCGAGCATGTGACCTGGGGTGACATCGATGCCAATGCCCGTAAACTTGCGGCGGCTCTGGGGCGCCTCGGTATCGTCCAAAGCGCCCGTTGCGGCACCATCGCCTGGAACAACCGCCGTCATCTTGAGATCTATTTTGGCGTGTCAGGTGGCGGGTATGTCTGCCATACGATTAACCCGCGTCTGAAGCCGGAGCAGCTGATCTACATCATCAACCATGCCGAGGATCAGGTGCTGTTTATTGACACGACCTTTGTTCCGGCTGTGGCGCAGTTGCGCGCGCAGTTCACCACTGTGCAACATATCGTGGTGATGGGATCGAAAGATGCCGATATCGCAGCGCAGATTGAGGGCGTGCTGTTCTACGATGATTTGCTGGATGCGGAGACCGCCGATTATGACTGGCCCGATCTGGATGAAAATCTGCCCTCTAGCCTGTGCTACACCTCAGGCACCACCGGCAACCCCAAGGGCGTCGAATACACCCACCGGACCAGCGTGCTGCACACGATTGGTGGTAATCAACCCGACGGTCTGGCCCTGCGGGCGCGGGATACGGTGTTGGCGGTGGTGCCGATGTTTCACGTGAATGCCTGGGGCACGCCGTATATGACCGCAGCTGTTGGGGCAAAGCTGGTGCTGCCGGGTCCGCACCTTGATGGGGCGAGCCTGGCCAAGTTGATTGATGCGGAAAAGGTGACTGTGGCGCTGGGCGTGCCGACGATCTGGATGGGCTTGTTGCAGGGGCTGGAGGAAACCGGCTGCACCGCCGAGAGCCTTGAACGCACGATTGTGGGCGGGTCTGCCCTGCCGACAGTCATGATCCCGACCTTCCGAGACAAATATGGCGTCGATTTGGTGCATGCCTGGGGTATGACGGAAACCAGCCCCATTGGAACGCTGAACCAGCTGCTGCAGAAACACAATGAGTTGGATGCCGAAGCCCAGGCCAAGCTGCGCGAAGGGCAGGGGCGACCAATGTATGGCATCGATCTGCGGATCGTCGACGATGGCGGCGCGATCTTGCCGCATGATGGCGAGACGCAAGGTAACCTGCAGATCTGCGGACATTGGGTGATCGACAGCTATTTCCGCGCCGGAGAATCCGCCCTGACAGAGGATGGATGGTTTGATACCGGCGATGTCGCCACAATTGACGGTGACGGCTATATGATCATTCGCGACCGCTCTAAGGATATCATCAAGTCTGGTGGCGAATGGATTTCCACTGTGGAGCTGGAAGATATCGCCATGTCGCACCCTGATGTCGCTCAGGCGGCGGCAATTGCGGCGAAACACCCCAAATGGGACGAACGCCCGGTGGTGATCGCTGTGAAACGGTCTGCCGATGTCACTGAGGCTGATCTGTTGGCACATTATCAGGGCAAGGTCGCCAGCTGGCAGATCCCCGACCGTGTGGTTTTTGTTGAATCCTTGCCATTGGGCGGCACCGGCAAGGTTCAGAAGAATACACTCCGGGAGAGATACGAAGGCATCCTGCTGGACTCTTGA
- a CDS encoding flagellar motor protein MotB produces MSAQGNVAPIIIKKKKSGGGDGHHGGAWKVAYADFVTAMMAFFMLMWLLNATTEKQRKGLADYFSPSIPLSRVSGGGNGAFSGDSMFTEEIKPQNGTGATDINPTDAQQAKGDSGTEQDKEREAADEQFRALEEQLKGRGGESMVSIEMAQHIITRVTDEGLVVELFDTEESPLFKDGTAEPTLLFRDIVKMVSRVTGVVENNIAIGGHIRSHAVVVANNPVWELSHARADATRMMLESGGTKSKRMHRVTGHADRKLTDNNPMSARNNRVEIILLRK; encoded by the coding sequence ATGAGCGCACAAGGAAATGTGGCGCCCATTATCATCAAGAAGAAAAAGTCAGGTGGTGGCGATGGCCACCACGGTGGAGCCTGGAAGGTCGCCTATGCGGACTTCGTGACGGCTATGATGGCGTTCTTCATGTTGATGTGGCTGCTCAACGCAACGACTGAAAAACAGAGAAAAGGGCTGGCGGATTACTTTTCGCCATCCATACCGCTGAGCCGGGTGTCGGGTGGCGGAAACGGGGCATTCAGCGGTGACAGTATGTTCACTGAGGAGATCAAGCCTCAGAACGGAACTGGTGCGACTGATATTAATCCTACCGACGCGCAGCAGGCGAAAGGGGATTCGGGAACCGAGCAGGATAAGGAGCGTGAAGCCGCTGATGAGCAGTTCCGCGCCCTGGAAGAACAGCTAAAAGGTCGTGGCGGTGAAAGCATGGTCTCGATCGAAATGGCGCAACATATCATTACTCGTGTTACGGATGAGGGGTTGGTTGTCGAGCTCTTCGATACTGAGGAATCACCGCTGTTCAAAGACGGCACCGCAGAACCGACGCTTCTGTTCAGGGATATTGTGAAGATGGTATCGCGCGTTACAGGGGTTGTTGAAAACAACATCGCCATTGGCGGGCATATCAGATCTCATGCGGTTGTCGTCGCGAATAATCCGGTCTGGGAACTCTCCCACGCGCGGGCGGATGCCACCCGAATGATGCTCGAATCAGGTGGAACCAAGTCCAAACGCATGCATCGTGTGACCGGCCATGCAGACCGCAAACTGACGGATAACAACCCGATGTCAGCGCGAAACAATCGGGTCGAAATCATCCTTTTGCGGAAATGA
- a CDS encoding flagellar hook protein FlgE, which translates to MQQKGVSMTISSSLNAGVAGLTANASRLASISDNIANSSTAGYKRVQTDFHSMVMSSSGGTYSAGGVRTTNVRLIDERGPLVSTSNATDLAVRGRGMLPVTSMNEVETGATNPQMMLTTTASFRTNADGLLATESGLVLMGWPAQSDGTIPPYARDTSDALEPVRFNVNKLSGEPTTEMSLGVNLPATATESTAAGTSENLSIEYYDNLGKSESLQIEFVPTVPATGESNEWTMIITDTATGATPIGEYTLTFDDNRTSGGALNAVTDTTGGPYDPATGSIIVNVAGGPMEINIGTLGDDNGLTQLSDTFAPASISKDGAPVGNFTGVEIDEAGYVHANYDTGVSRVVYQVPLVDLPNPNGMIAMDRQTYMPSSESGSYFLWNAGEGPTGDILGYAREESATDVAGELTNMIQTQRAYSSNAKVIQTVDEMLQETTNIKR; encoded by the coding sequence ATGCAGCAGAAAGGCGTATCCATGACGATTTCTTCCTCGCTTAATGCCGGCGTTGCCGGACTTACCGCGAATGCCAGCCGACTGGCCTCCATTTCAGACAATATCGCGAATTCCTCGACCGCCGGCTACAAGCGCGTTCAGACGGATTTCCATTCGATGGTTATGAGCTCCTCTGGCGGCACCTATTCGGCCGGCGGTGTGCGCACGACCAATGTGCGCCTGATCGACGAGCGGGGACCGCTGGTGTCAACCAGCAATGCAACCGATCTTGCTGTGCGAGGCCGTGGTATGCTGCCTGTCACCTCGATGAACGAGGTTGAGACGGGCGCCACCAACCCCCAGATGATGCTGACAACTACGGCGTCGTTCAGAACCAATGCCGATGGCCTGCTGGCAACTGAGTCCGGTCTGGTTCTGATGGGCTGGCCTGCGCAATCTGATGGTACCATTCCACCCTATGCGCGCGACACATCTGATGCGCTGGAGCCGGTACGGTTCAATGTGAACAAACTGTCCGGAGAGCCGACGACCGAGATGTCCCTAGGCGTGAACCTGCCCGCGACAGCGACAGAGTCCACAGCGGCGGGCACCAGTGAGAACCTTTCGATCGAATACTACGACAACCTGGGTAAATCCGAGAGCCTGCAGATCGAATTTGTGCCCACCGTTCCGGCAACGGGCGAGTCGAACGAATGGACCATGATCATCACCGATACCGCGACCGGTGCGACCCCGATCGGGGAGTACACTCTGACCTTCGATGACAACCGAACGTCAGGCGGCGCACTGAACGCAGTCACGGATACGACCGGTGGTCCCTATGACCCGGCAACGGGCTCCATCATTGTAAACGTCGCTGGTGGCCCGATGGAGATCAATATCGGCACGCTGGGTGACGACAACGGGTTGACGCAATTGTCGGACACCTTTGCCCCCGCCTCGATCTCCAAGGATGGGGCTCCGGTCGGCAACTTCACCGGCGTAGAGATTGATGAGGCCGGCTATGTGCATGCCAACTACGACACCGGTGTCAGCCGCGTGGTTTATCAGGTTCCACTGGTTGACCTGCCGAACCCGAATGGCATGATCGCTATGGACCGACAGACCTATATGCCGTCCAGTGAAAGTGGCTCCTATTTCCTGTGGAATGCTGGTGAAGGTCCGACAGGCGACATCCTCGGCTATGCCCGCGAGGAATCCGCAACGGATGTGGCGGGTGAGCTGACCAATATGATTCAGACCCAGCGGGCCTATTCGTCTAACGCAAAAGTCATTCAGACCGTGGATGAGATGTTGCAGGAAACCACCAACATCAAGCGCTGA
- the flgK gene encoding flagellar hook-associated protein FlgK, whose protein sequence is MSITSALNSAMTGLTAAGRSTSVVSENLSNVLTPGYSRRSLALTSAGDGFSGVKVGHVQRINDPALQSSVRSANSEVGVAEVKSAFFGRMTELVGSADDPYSITQRLTDFDSGLIEVISRPDSGPRLNDLAIQAEELVRSIADAAEGLRNQRTAADRAIDVQVDTVNQSLEKLQKLNAKIAVSQSTGSDSASLLDQRDLLIDEVNKIIPVKVVNRDRGQVALFSEGGAVLLDGQAAELSFDGKADTLPYMTLGNGLLSGLQINGIDVATGPGGPIRGGTLAAQFEVRDVLTVEAQEDLDAMAKDLIERFQDPALDPTLAATDPGIFTDQGAFFDPVNTVGIANRIELNDKIAMQGQAETWRLRDGLNAASPGNAGDATLLRGYADALDAKRTVSSVGLGTANLDASTLSANLLSRFAQSENSAEQNVAFAAATYTEMYQRELAQGVDSDAELQNLIVIEKVYQANARMISVVDELMETLLRI, encoded by the coding sequence ATGTCCATTACAAGTGCTCTCAATTCCGCAATGACCGGACTGACGGCGGCTGGTCGCTCGACATCGGTCGTCTCCGAAAACCTGTCGAATGTCCTGACGCCGGGGTATTCGCGCCGGAGCCTTGCGCTTACCAGCGCCGGCGACGGGTTCAGCGGGGTCAAGGTCGGTCACGTGCAGCGGATCAACGATCCGGCGCTGCAATCCAGCGTGCGTTCTGCCAATTCAGAGGTCGGCGTTGCAGAGGTGAAATCCGCTTTTTTTGGTCGCATGACCGAATTGGTTGGTAGCGCCGACGACCCCTATTCAATCACGCAGCGACTAACGGATTTCGATTCCGGACTGATCGAGGTGATTTCGCGACCCGATTCCGGACCGCGGCTGAATGATCTCGCAATCCAAGCGGAAGAGTTGGTGCGGTCGATTGCGGATGCGGCAGAGGGTCTACGCAATCAGCGCACGGCTGCCGACAGAGCAATTGACGTACAAGTCGATACGGTCAATCAGTCACTGGAAAAGCTTCAAAAACTGAATGCAAAAATTGCGGTCAGCCAATCAACCGGGTCTGATTCGGCGTCGCTGCTGGATCAACGAGACCTGCTGATTGACGAAGTGAACAAGATCATTCCGGTCAAGGTCGTCAATCGTGACAGGGGTCAGGTTGCCCTGTTCTCCGAAGGGGGCGCTGTGCTGCTGGACGGCCAAGCAGCTGAGCTGAGTTTTGACGGTAAGGCCGATACACTGCCATACATGACTCTGGGCAACGGTCTGCTCTCCGGGTTGCAGATCAATGGTATTGATGTCGCAACAGGGCCCGGCGGGCCTATCCGCGGCGGCACACTTGCCGCCCAATTTGAGGTGCGCGATGTCCTGACCGTCGAGGCGCAGGAAGATCTGGACGCTATGGCAAAGGATCTTATCGAACGCTTTCAAGATCCTGCGCTGGATCCAACCTTGGCAGCAACGGATCCTGGCATCTTCACCGATCAGGGTGCATTTTTCGATCCGGTCAATACTGTCGGCATCGCCAACCGTATCGAGCTGAATGACAAGATTGCCATGCAGGGGCAGGCCGAAACCTGGCGGCTACGCGACGGCTTGAATGCAGCCTCGCCCGGTAATGCCGGGGATGCGACGCTGCTGCGCGGATATGCGGATGCTCTGGACGCCAAGCGCACGGTGTCATCCGTCGGCCTGGGGACGGCAAATCTGGATGCTAGTACGCTGAGTGCGAACCTGTTGTCTCGCTTCGCGCAGAGTGAAAATTCTGCCGAACAGAACGTCGCCTTTGCGGCAGCAACCTATACCGAAATGTACCAGCGAGAGTTGGCGCAGGGCGTCGACAGTGATGCTGAGCTGCAGAACCTTATTGTGATTGAAAAAGTCTATCAGGCCAATGCGCGGATGATTTCCGTGGTTGATGAGCTGATGGAAACACTTCTGAGGATTTAA
- a CDS encoding flagellin: MIMNSYGDMAQHLFLRNRSVGLKNDISTLTQELSSGKTSQLTQKLGGDLTYLSDVERNLDRLKSFQVANTEAALFASSMQNNIELISDNVVKLTGDIFSVTTSPNDETSQQLSKQAEVYLTEAIRSLNGEVAGRSLFSGKDTEAQPLADINTLMSALVTEVTPFTTAPDIVQAVKDWFADPLGFDAVMYQGASDLMDPVRIGPTEEVTVSLKANDDAFKQTLQSLAIATLVNDPGLSLTSDVKFEMLRSTGVELRESQVQLIQMQSDLGFVEGRIEETATRNGAAQTSLSLVFNELVQADPYETSTRLDEAQFQLESLFTVTARTSQLSLMRFLS, encoded by the coding sequence ATGATTATGAATTCCTATGGGGATATGGCTCAACACTTGTTCCTGCGCAATCGGTCGGTTGGTCTGAAGAATGATATCTCAACCCTGACCCAGGAGCTGAGCTCGGGAAAAACCTCGCAGTTGACACAGAAACTAGGGGGGGATCTGACATATCTCTCGGATGTTGAGCGTAACCTGGATCGCCTCAAATCGTTTCAGGTTGCGAACACCGAGGCAGCGCTGTTTGCATCGTCCATGCAGAACAATATCGAATTGATTTCTGACAATGTGGTCAAGCTCACGGGCGATATTTTTTCAGTCACGACCTCGCCGAATGACGAAACATCTCAGCAATTGTCAAAGCAGGCTGAAGTGTACCTGACCGAAGCCATCCGCTCGCTGAATGGCGAAGTCGCTGGCCGAAGCCTGTTTTCCGGCAAAGATACCGAGGCCCAACCCCTTGCTGATATCAACACATTGATGTCGGCACTGGTGACGGAGGTGACGCCATTCACCACTGCGCCAGATATCGTGCAGGCCGTTAAAGATTGGTTCGCCGATCCGCTTGGGTTTGATGCGGTTATGTATCAGGGCGCGTCGGACCTGATGGATCCGGTGAGAATCGGTCCGACAGAAGAGGTCACCGTCTCTCTGAAGGCCAATGACGATGCGTTTAAACAGACTCTGCAGAGCCTTGCCATCGCAACTTTGGTTAATGACCCAGGGCTCAGCCTCACCTCAGATGTGAAGTTCGAGATGTTGCGCAGCACAGGAGTTGAGTTGCGCGAAAGTCAGGTCCAATTGATTCAGATGCAGTCGGATCTGGGTTTTGTGGAGGGCCGCATTGAAGAGACCGCGACCCGCAATGGCGCCGCCCAGACCAGCCTCAGCCTGGTCTTCAATGAGCTTGTTCAGGCTGACCCCTATGAAACATCCACCCGTCTGGATGAGGCGCAGTTCCAACTGGAAAGCCTGTTCACCGTCACCGCGCGCACATCGCAGCTGTCGCTGATGAGGTTCCTGTCATGA
- a CDS encoding flagellar basal body P-ring protein FlgI gives MMRFIRVLLAVLLLPAMAQANAIRLKDLVEFDGVRGNDLVGYGLVVGLNGTGDGLRNSPFTEEIMSNILERLGVNVTGEQFRPKNVAAVFVTATLPPFARVGGTVDVTVSAIGDSKSLLGGTLVMTPLNAADGQIYAVAQGTILAGGAVAEGEGASVTQGVPTAGVIPSGARVEREIDFDLSSLSSMRLALREPDFTTAGRIERAINAEFGRNVALMRDSGTVEIDVQRTNTRSTAHAVGRIENILVEPQRKARVVVDQRSGTIVMGSDVRISRVAVAQGNLTLRIEETPLVVQPNPFADGETVIVPRTGAAIEEEEGIQLAEVPETTSLSEVVAGLNALGVSPRDMIDILKSLKAAGALHAEFVVR, from the coding sequence ATGATGCGGTTCATTCGGGTTCTTCTTGCTGTACTGCTGCTGCCGGCAATGGCTCAGGCGAATGCGATCAGGCTAAAAGATCTGGTTGAGTTTGATGGTGTGCGCGGTAACGATCTGGTTGGCTACGGTCTGGTCGTAGGGTTGAACGGGACAGGTGATGGTCTGCGGAACTCCCCCTTCACCGAAGAGATCATGTCGAATATTCTGGAGCGGCTGGGCGTCAATGTGACCGGCGAACAGTTTCGGCCCAAGAATGTTGCTGCGGTATTCGTCACCGCCACGCTGCCGCCGTTTGCTCGCGTAGGCGGCACTGTTGATGTGACAGTGTCCGCGATCGGCGATTCAAAGAGCCTGCTGGGTGGGACGCTGGTCATGACACCGTTGAATGCCGCAGATGGCCAAATCTATGCGGTCGCCCAAGGTACCATTCTGGCAGGCGGAGCCGTCGCGGAGGGGGAAGGCGCCTCTGTCACACAGGGTGTCCCCACTGCTGGTGTCATCCCTTCGGGTGCGCGGGTTGAGCGTGAGATCGACTTCGATCTGTCCTCGCTCTCGTCCATGCGTCTTGCGTTGCGCGAGCCTGATTTCACCACCGCTGGCCGCATCGAACGCGCGATCAACGCGGAATTTGGACGTAACGTGGCACTGATGCGTGATTCCGGGACGGTTGAGATCGACGTGCAGCGGACGAACACCCGCTCCACCGCCCATGCTGTCGGGCGGATCGAGAATATTCTGGTTGAACCTCAGCGCAAGGCACGTGTGGTTGTCGATCAACGCTCTGGTACCATTGTGATGGGCAGCGATGTGCGTATCTCGCGGGTTGCCGTCGCGCAGGGGAATCTGACCTTGCGGATTGAGGAAACACCGTTGGTTGTGCAGCCTAATCCATTCGCCGACGGTGAGACGGTGATTGTGCCGCGCACTGGCGCTGCGATCGAAGAAGAAGAAGGCATTCAGCTGGCAGAGGTCCCGGAAACCACATCGTTGTCGGAAGTGGTGGCGGGTCTCAATGCGCTGGGAGTGTCGCCGCGGGATATGATTGATATCCTTAAGAGCCTGAAGGCGGCTGGTGCGCTACATGCTGAATTCGTGGTGCGGTAG
- the fliP gene encoding flagellar type III secretion system pore protein FliP (The bacterial flagellar biogenesis protein FliP forms a type III secretion system (T3SS)-type pore required for flagellar assembly.), translating into MTRTALFAAVLAAMLAIGLPEAVSAQDLNLSLGDGQSISARSIQLILLITVLSLAPGLLIMITCFPFLVTVLSILRQAIGLQQAPPNMLMISLALFLTYFVMEPVFTEAWTTGINPLIEEQLDVETGLERALQPFRVFMAARLDPDTFYAIADLRPATAGIDPTAEAPLSTLVSSFMLSEIARAFQVGFLVFLPFLVIDLVVAAVLMSMGMMMVPPAVVSMPFKLAFFVVADGWSLIASALVRSYFP; encoded by the coding sequence ATGACACGCACCGCCCTTTTTGCCGCCGTTCTGGCTGCCATGCTGGCCATCGGCCTGCCAGAGGCTGTGAGCGCGCAGGATCTCAACCTGTCCTTGGGCGATGGGCAGTCGATCTCAGCCCGCTCGATCCAGTTGATCCTGCTGATCACCGTCCTCAGCCTCGCTCCGGGGCTGTTGATTATGATCACCTGCTTCCCGTTTCTTGTCACCGTATTGTCGATACTCCGGCAGGCTATTGGTTTGCAGCAGGCACCACCGAACATGCTGATGATCAGCCTTGCGCTGTTCCTCACCTATTTCGTCATGGAACCGGTTTTTACCGAAGCCTGGACCACCGGAATCAATCCACTGATTGAGGAACAACTGGATGTGGAAACCGGGCTCGAGCGTGCGTTGCAGCCGTTTCGAGTGTTCATGGCCGCGCGTCTTGACCCCGATACATTCTACGCGATTGCGGATCTGCGACCCGCCACTGCGGGTATAGACCCTACCGCTGAGGCCCCTTTGTCGACCCTGGTGTCGAGCTTTATGCTCTCGGAAATTGCCCGAGCCTTTCAGGTTGGCTTTCTGGTCTTCCTGCCGTTTCTGGTCATCGATCTGGTGGTTGCGGCAGTTCTGATGTCGATGGGGATGATGATGGTTCCGCCAGCTGTTGTGTCCATGCCCTTCAAACTGGCGTTTTTTGTTGTCGCCGACGGTTGGAGCCTTATAGCAAGCGCCTTGGTCCGCAGTTACTTCCCCTGA
- a CDS encoding FliM/FliN family flagellar motor switch protein, which translates to MDKSAEMNRKSGDAGNPFVSVPVEVVVSVGKARPLIRDLVNLGENAILTLDKRVEDPVDLYVGDRLVARGQLEELEGEQAGQLAVRLTEIADLQSGLG; encoded by the coding sequence ATGGATAAGTCTGCTGAAATGAACAGGAAGTCTGGCGATGCAGGTAATCCATTTGTATCGGTACCGGTCGAGGTTGTCGTCTCTGTTGGCAAGGCAAGACCGTTGATCCGGGATCTGGTAAACCTTGGCGAGAACGCGATCCTGACACTCGACAAGCGGGTAGAAGATCCCGTGGATCTCTATGTTGGTGACCGGCTTGTCGCAAGGGGACAGCTGGAGGAATTGGAAGGCGAGCAGGCTGGTCAATTGGCCGTTCGACTGACCGAAATCGCGGATTTGCAAAGCGGTCTGGGATGA